A single Lactuca sativa cultivar Salinas chromosome 8, Lsat_Salinas_v11, whole genome shotgun sequence DNA region contains:
- the LOC111911089 gene encoding uncharacterized protein LOC111911089: MNNGVLLKPNTLFQIPISPTSPLLHSNKTHHSFFSIQLPKHKLLSFHVKLSSGFPVFASKTSIKVETNIPETENSDFEDEFDEQFEEDDEDEVEDEDEEIFVPLKNMRQWTRNKPQGFGEGKEYDTSVEDKLLEELEQSRVAQLANVTNLKKNPEDGNPNSKKEKLLKQKVPEAIPNGTRVRLINLPKKKNIHRDLQAAFKPFSGIINIIPAVLGNEKTREPVCKGFAFVDFKSEKEANRFVDIISTEPITFGKVEKQIRCEIMKSTSPNPPSIKAPVHGTKNSLPITNPNALLPSSNPVTETLLDSYVEDAAFDTFKNIDENEDEFVKFDNVIQEKEKEMVSEPLKKVGEKEKKKKKKMKTVKKKVENVTKQNIPGSANRLKMKEKALLSGVFSKYGGKSAMVAKGTEVE; encoded by the exons ATGAACAATGGAGTACTCTTAAAACCGAATACTCTGTTCCAAATCCCCATCTCACCCACTTCCCCTCTTCTTCATTCCAACAAAACCCACCATTCTTTCTTCTCAATTCAACTTCCCAAACACAAGTTACTCTCGTTTCATGTCAAATTATCATCAGGATTTCCTGTTTTTGCCTCAAAAACCTCAATAAAAGTCGAAACTAACATTCCTGAAACGGAGAATTCCGATTTCGAAGATGAATTTGATGAGCAATTCGAAGAAGACGACGAAGATGAAGtcgaagacgaagatgaagagaTTTTTGTTCCGTTGAAGAACATGAGGCAATGGACCCGGAATAAACCACAAGGGTTTGGTGAAGGGAAAGAATACGATACGAGCGTTGAAGATAAATTACTCGAAGAATTGGAGCAGAGTAGGGTTGCTCAGCTTGCAAATGTCACTAACCTCAAGAAAAACCCCgaagatggaaaccctaattctaaaaAAGAAAAGCTTCTGAAACAGAAAG TCCCTGAAGCCATTCCAAATGGAACCCGTGTGCGATTGATTAATCTTCCAAAGAAAAAGAACATTCATAGAGATTTACAAGCAGCTTTTAAACCGTTTTCTGGAATCATAAACATAATTCCAGCTGTTTTGGGGAACGAAAAGACCAGAGAACCTGTTTGCAAAGGCTTTGCTTTTGTTGATTTCAAATCAGAGAAAGAGGCCAATAG ATTTGTGGACATTATTTCAACTGAGCCCATTACTTTTGGGAAGGTTGAGAAGCAAATCAGATGTGAGATAATGAAATCAACCTCTCCAAATCCACCTTCCATTAAAGCACCTGTTCATGGAACAAAAAACTCTCTTCCAATTACAAATCCCAATGCGCTACTCCCCTCTTCAAATCCTGTGACTGAAACACTATTGGATTCATACGTGGAGGATGCTGCTTTTGATACGTTCAAGAACATTGATGAAAATGAAGATGAATTTGTGAAATTTGATAACGTGAttcaagaaaaagaaaaggagatGGTTTCAGAGCCATTGAAGAAAGTTGgagaaaaggagaagaagaagaaaaagaagatgaaGACAGTTAAAAAGAAAGTAGAGAATGTAACAAAACAGAATATTCCTGGATCTGCAAACAGGTTGAAGATGAAGGAGAAGGCTTTGCTTTCTGGTGTTTTCTCAAAATATGGTGGCAAATCTGCCATGGTTGCTAAAGGAACAGAGGTTGAATGA